Proteins from a single region of Nomia melanderi isolate GNS246 chromosome 11, iyNomMela1, whole genome shotgun sequence:
- the ksr gene encoding kinase suppressor of ras isoform X1 — protein MADSEDAEQEIRRALDVVQSMIDISAVRLEGLRTQCSTSAELTQQEIRTLEGKLIKLYSRQLVTKAKLAVESLPAEMRQYPSLQQWLRVVGLTQESIQMVCSKANSLEALKEKSEHELGSMLGETNVRHEEELRRLCRALHNLRRYMDVLLKGDMDNSDMNLYWDSWDRHTTRCSIPSEDSIPYHNNNNNLNSDILAQASSVTSLSSTSPPSTPLLHRPGRGIKFPTTPPPCKKHQIGLQNTISQPEVFPLTKSKSHESQLANRLENGDTASSCRNDHVGSVGRRNRLPTETGSCSSNADITGENLLLNSNSPIKSPPYSSAENDDNSFKGTVTSLQVPKSPRTPTATRGMGHIIAHRFTKRFNMMTTCDYCDKQIFMDTGFKCTECKYKCHRDCESKVPPSCGLPQELFDEFKRSVQGDAMVNASPILSKPGITSPNHHNSNLLSSLNRKDRKRSHPHSSAKIPFQNISQGADSSSNTSSCNSSTPSSPALLPVNTSQTPQAPAKPQFHFPDVVLNDKGVTLGTHRLESTTVSSDSERTVSVSGSGCVSTDSERTPVRVDSQDSQVSDGEPGDSRWPRQNSLSMREWDIPYDELKIGEPIGTGRFGTVYRGYWHGNVAIKVLNMDYYLDDDKTLEAFKLEVATFRKTRHENLVLFMGACMKPPRLAIVTSMSKGMTLYTHIHLRKDKFNMNKTTIIAQQISQGMGYLHARGIIHKDLKSKNIFLENGKVVITDFGLFSVTKLCYGNRKGNALSIPPGWLCYLAPEIVRRLRPQQNRDQEELPFTEASDVYAFGTVWYELLCGEWPFKGQPPEAIIWQVGKGMKQTLANLQASRDVKDILMLCWSYHAENRPDFAKLLTTLEKLPRKRLARSPSHPIHLSRSAESVF, from the exons ATGGCGGACAGCGAGGATGCGGAACAAGAGATCCGTCGAGCCTTGGATGTCGTTCAATCCATGATTGACATTTCAGCCGTTCGGCTGGAGGGCTTGAGGACCCAATGTTCGACCAGCGCGGAACTCACCCAACAGGAAATTCGCACGCTCGAG GGGAagcttattaaattatattcaagacAACTAGTAACCAAAGCCAAACTGGCTGTAGAATCATTGCCTGCAGAGATGAGACAATATCCATCTCTGCAACAATGGTTGCGGGTAGTGGGACTTACGCAAGAGTCTATACAG ATGGTTTGTTCTAAAGCTAACTCGCTAGAAGCTCTTAAAGAGAAGTCTGAACACGAGTTAGGTAGTATGTTGGGGGAAACTAATGTTAGGCACGAGGAAGAATTACGTAGACTTTGTAGGGCATTGCACAATCTTCGTCGGTATATGG acgTTCTCTTAAAGGGAGATATGGATAATAGTGATATGAATTTATATTGGGATTCTTGGGACAGACATACAACAAGATGTTCTATTCCTTCAGAAGACAGCATTCCATAtcataataacaacaataatctTAACAGTGATATATTAGCACAAGCTTCTTCCGTTACATCTTTATCATCAACTAGTCCTCCTTCTACCCCTCTTTTACATAGGCCAGGACGTG gAATTAAATTTCCAACAACTCCCCCTCCCTGTAAGAAACATCAAATAGGTTTACAGAATACAATATCACAACCAGAAGTATTTCCATTGACTAAGTCAAAATCTCATGAATCGCAATTAGCAAACCGTCTTGAAAATGGAGATACAGCTTCAAG TTGTAGGAACGATCATGTTGGATCTGTGGGAAGAAGAAATCGTCTGCCTACAGAGACTGGATCTTGTAGCAGTAATGCAGATATTACGGGGGAAAATCTGTTGCTGAATAGTAATAGCCCTATTAAGTCACCACCATACTCTAGTGCAGAAAACGATGATAACAGTTTTAAGGGAACAG TAACAAGTCTCCAAGTGCCAAAGTCACCACGTACTCCGACTGCAACCCGGGGAATGGGGCATATAATTGCTCACCGCTTTACCAAAAGGTTTAATATGATGACAACATGCGATTATTGTGACAAGCAAATATTCATGGATACCGGTTTTAAGTGCACAGAGTGTAAATATAAGTGTCACCGGGATTGCGAATCCAAAGTACCACCTTCTTGTGGCCTACCTCAAGAGCTCTTCGACGAGTTTAAAAGAAGTGTACAAGGCGACG CAATGGTAAATGCTTCTCCGATATTAAGTAAGCCTGGTATTACATCTCCCAATCATCACAACTCAAATTTATTGAGCTCTTTGAACCGAAAGGATCGGAAACGATCGCATCCACATTCTTCTGCGAAAATACCTTTTCAG AATATTTCTCAGGGCGCGGATTCTAGTTCAAATACCTCGAGCTGTAACAGCTCAACGCCTTCTAGTCCAGCTTTGCTACCTGTCAATACTAGCCAAACTCCACAGGCACCTGCCAAACCACAGTTCCATTTTCCAG ACGTTGTGCTCAATGATAAAGGTGTTACGTTAGGGACCCATCGCCTCGAAAGTACAACTGTATCGAGCGATAGCGAGAGGACAGTGAGCGTTTCAGGATCTGGTTGTGTTAGCACGGATTCTGAACGAACGCCTGTCAGGGTTGATTCTCAAGACTCTCAAGTATCCGATGGAGAACCAGGAGACAGTCGTTGGCCACGGCAGAATAGT ttgTCAATGCGAGAATGGGACATTCCTTACGATGAATTGAAAATTGGCGAACCTATAGGTACTGGAAGATTTGGTACCGTGTATAGAGGCTATTGGCATGGTAATGTTGCGATTAAAGTACTGAACATGGACTATTATTTAGACGATGATAAAACACTGGAAGCATTCAAATTGGAG GTGGCTACATTCCGGAAAACTAGACACGAAAATCTAGTTTTATTTATGGGAGCTTGCATGAAGCCTCCTCGCTTGGCGATAGTGACTAGTATGAGCAAAGGCATGACTCTTTACACTCACATTCATCTGCGTAAAGATAagtttaatatgaataaaaccaCTATCATCGCTCAACAGATTTCTCAG GGAATGGGATATCTTCATGCTCGTGGCATAATTCACAAAGATCTCAAGagcaaaaacatatttttagaaAACGGGAAAGTTGTAATAACCGATTTCGGATTGTTCAGCGTTACAAAGCTGTGTTATGGAAATAG GAAAGGAAATGCATTGAGTATACCACCTGGATGGTTGTGTTATTTAGCTCCTGAAATTGTTCGACGACTGAGACCTCAACAAAATCGGGATCAGGAAGAATTACCTTTTACAGAAGCTTCCGACGTTTATGCATTTGG gACTGTATGGTACGAACTTTTATGTGGCGAGTGGCCCTTTAAAGGACAACCTCCCGAAGCAATCATTTGGCAAGTTGGCAAAGGGATGAAGCAAACTTTAGCAAATTTACAAGCTTCCCGCGATGTAAag GACATCTTAATGCTTTGCTGGTCATACCACGCAGAAAATCGACCCGACTTCGCAAAATTGTTAACTACTCTGGAAAAGCTGCCTCGCAAAAGGTTAGCACGTAGTCCTTCTCATCCTATACATCTTTCTCGTTCTGCAGAATCCGTGTTTTGA
- the ksr gene encoding kinase suppressor of ras isoform X3, producing the protein MADSEDAEQEIRRALDVVQSMIDISAVRLEGLRTQCSTSAELTQQEIRTLEGKLIKLYSRQLVTKAKLAVESLPAEMRQYPSLQQWLRVVGLTQESIQMVCSKANSLEALKEKSEHELGSMLGETNVRHEEELRRLCRALHNLRRYMDVLLKGDMDNSDMNLYWDSWDRHTTRCSIPSEDSIPYHNNNNNLNSDILAQASSVTSLSSTSPPSTPLLHRPGRGIKFPTTPPPCKKHQIGLQNTISQPEVFPLTKSKSHESQLANRLENGDTASSCRNDHVGSVGRRNRLPTETGSCSSNADITGENLLLNSNSPIKSPPYSSAENDDNSFKGTVTSLQVPKSPRTPTATRGMGHIIAHRFTKRFNMMTTCDYCDKQIFMDTGFKCTECKYKCHRDCESKVPPSCGLPQELFDEFKRSVQGDAMVNASPILSKPGITSPNHHNSNLLSSLNRKDRKRSHPHSSAKIPFQNISQGADSSSNTSSCNSSTPSSPALLPVNTSQTPQAPAKPQFHFPGTHRLESTTVSSDSERTVSVSGSGCVSTDSERTPVRVDSQDSQVSDGEPGDSRWPRQNSLSMREWDIPYDELKIGEPIGTGRFGTVYRGYWHGNVAIKVLNMDYYLDDDKTLEAFKLEVATFRKTRHENLVLFMGACMKPPRLAIVTSMSKGMTLYTHIHLRKDKFNMNKTTIIAQQISQGMGYLHARGIIHKDLKSKNIFLENGKVVITDFGLFSVTKLCYGNRKGNALSIPPGWLCYLAPEIVRRLRPQQNRDQEELPFTEASDVYAFGTVWYELLCGEWPFKGQPPEAIIWQVGKGMKQTLANLQASRDVKDILMLCWSYHAENRPDFAKLLTTLEKLPRKRLARSPSHPIHLSRSAESVF; encoded by the exons ATGGCGGACAGCGAGGATGCGGAACAAGAGATCCGTCGAGCCTTGGATGTCGTTCAATCCATGATTGACATTTCAGCCGTTCGGCTGGAGGGCTTGAGGACCCAATGTTCGACCAGCGCGGAACTCACCCAACAGGAAATTCGCACGCTCGAG GGGAagcttattaaattatattcaagacAACTAGTAACCAAAGCCAAACTGGCTGTAGAATCATTGCCTGCAGAGATGAGACAATATCCATCTCTGCAACAATGGTTGCGGGTAGTGGGACTTACGCAAGAGTCTATACAG ATGGTTTGTTCTAAAGCTAACTCGCTAGAAGCTCTTAAAGAGAAGTCTGAACACGAGTTAGGTAGTATGTTGGGGGAAACTAATGTTAGGCACGAGGAAGAATTACGTAGACTTTGTAGGGCATTGCACAATCTTCGTCGGTATATGG acgTTCTCTTAAAGGGAGATATGGATAATAGTGATATGAATTTATATTGGGATTCTTGGGACAGACATACAACAAGATGTTCTATTCCTTCAGAAGACAGCATTCCATAtcataataacaacaataatctTAACAGTGATATATTAGCACAAGCTTCTTCCGTTACATCTTTATCATCAACTAGTCCTCCTTCTACCCCTCTTTTACATAGGCCAGGACGTG gAATTAAATTTCCAACAACTCCCCCTCCCTGTAAGAAACATCAAATAGGTTTACAGAATACAATATCACAACCAGAAGTATTTCCATTGACTAAGTCAAAATCTCATGAATCGCAATTAGCAAACCGTCTTGAAAATGGAGATACAGCTTCAAG TTGTAGGAACGATCATGTTGGATCTGTGGGAAGAAGAAATCGTCTGCCTACAGAGACTGGATCTTGTAGCAGTAATGCAGATATTACGGGGGAAAATCTGTTGCTGAATAGTAATAGCCCTATTAAGTCACCACCATACTCTAGTGCAGAAAACGATGATAACAGTTTTAAGGGAACAG TAACAAGTCTCCAAGTGCCAAAGTCACCACGTACTCCGACTGCAACCCGGGGAATGGGGCATATAATTGCTCACCGCTTTACCAAAAGGTTTAATATGATGACAACATGCGATTATTGTGACAAGCAAATATTCATGGATACCGGTTTTAAGTGCACAGAGTGTAAATATAAGTGTCACCGGGATTGCGAATCCAAAGTACCACCTTCTTGTGGCCTACCTCAAGAGCTCTTCGACGAGTTTAAAAGAAGTGTACAAGGCGACG CAATGGTAAATGCTTCTCCGATATTAAGTAAGCCTGGTATTACATCTCCCAATCATCACAACTCAAATTTATTGAGCTCTTTGAACCGAAAGGATCGGAAACGATCGCATCCACATTCTTCTGCGAAAATACCTTTTCAG AATATTTCTCAGGGCGCGGATTCTAGTTCAAATACCTCGAGCTGTAACAGCTCAACGCCTTCTAGTCCAGCTTTGCTACCTGTCAATACTAGCCAAACTCCACAGGCACCTGCCAAACCACAGTTCCATTTTCCAG GGACCCATCGCCTCGAAAGTACAACTGTATCGAGCGATAGCGAGAGGACAGTGAGCGTTTCAGGATCTGGTTGTGTTAGCACGGATTCTGAACGAACGCCTGTCAGGGTTGATTCTCAAGACTCTCAAGTATCCGATGGAGAACCAGGAGACAGTCGTTGGCCACGGCAGAATAGT ttgTCAATGCGAGAATGGGACATTCCTTACGATGAATTGAAAATTGGCGAACCTATAGGTACTGGAAGATTTGGTACCGTGTATAGAGGCTATTGGCATGGTAATGTTGCGATTAAAGTACTGAACATGGACTATTATTTAGACGATGATAAAACACTGGAAGCATTCAAATTGGAG GTGGCTACATTCCGGAAAACTAGACACGAAAATCTAGTTTTATTTATGGGAGCTTGCATGAAGCCTCCTCGCTTGGCGATAGTGACTAGTATGAGCAAAGGCATGACTCTTTACACTCACATTCATCTGCGTAAAGATAagtttaatatgaataaaaccaCTATCATCGCTCAACAGATTTCTCAG GGAATGGGATATCTTCATGCTCGTGGCATAATTCACAAAGATCTCAAGagcaaaaacatatttttagaaAACGGGAAAGTTGTAATAACCGATTTCGGATTGTTCAGCGTTACAAAGCTGTGTTATGGAAATAG GAAAGGAAATGCATTGAGTATACCACCTGGATGGTTGTGTTATTTAGCTCCTGAAATTGTTCGACGACTGAGACCTCAACAAAATCGGGATCAGGAAGAATTACCTTTTACAGAAGCTTCCGACGTTTATGCATTTGG gACTGTATGGTACGAACTTTTATGTGGCGAGTGGCCCTTTAAAGGACAACCTCCCGAAGCAATCATTTGGCAAGTTGGCAAAGGGATGAAGCAAACTTTAGCAAATTTACAAGCTTCCCGCGATGTAAag GACATCTTAATGCTTTGCTGGTCATACCACGCAGAAAATCGACCCGACTTCGCAAAATTGTTAACTACTCTGGAAAAGCTGCCTCGCAAAAGGTTAGCACGTAGTCCTTCTCATCCTATACATCTTTCTCGTTCTGCAGAATCCGTGTTTTGA
- the ksr gene encoding kinase suppressor of ras isoform X4, with protein MADSEDAEQEIRRALDVVQSMIDISAVRLEGLRTQCSTSAELTQQEIRTLEGKLIKLYSRQLVTKAKLAVESLPAEMRQYPSLQQWLRVVGLTQESIQMVCSKANSLEALKEKSEHELGSMLGETNVRHEEELRRLCRALHNLRRYMDVLLKGDMDNSDMNLYWDSWDRHTTRCSIPSEDSIPYHNNNNNLNSDILAQASSVTSLSSTSPPSTPLLHRPGRGIKFPTTPPPCKKHQIGLQNTISQPEVFPLTKSKSHESQLANRLENGDTASSCRNDHVGSVGRRNRLPTETGSCSSNADITGENLLLNSNSPIKSPPYSSAENDDNSFKGTVTSLQVPKSPRTPTATRGMGHIIAHRFTKRFNMMTTCDYCDKQIFMDTGFKCTECKYKCHRDCESKVPPSCGLPQELFDEFKRSVQGDAMVNASPILSKPGITSPNHHNSNLLSSLNRKDRKRSHPHSSAKIPFQGADSSSNTSSCNSSTPSSPALLPVNTSQTPQAPAKPQFHFPGTHRLESTTVSSDSERTVSVSGSGCVSTDSERTPVRVDSQDSQVSDGEPGDSRWPRQNSLSMREWDIPYDELKIGEPIGTGRFGTVYRGYWHGNVAIKVLNMDYYLDDDKTLEAFKLEVATFRKTRHENLVLFMGACMKPPRLAIVTSMSKGMTLYTHIHLRKDKFNMNKTTIIAQQISQGMGYLHARGIIHKDLKSKNIFLENGKVVITDFGLFSVTKLCYGNRKGNALSIPPGWLCYLAPEIVRRLRPQQNRDQEELPFTEASDVYAFGTVWYELLCGEWPFKGQPPEAIIWQVGKGMKQTLANLQASRDVKDILMLCWSYHAENRPDFAKLLTTLEKLPRKRLARSPSHPIHLSRSAESVF; from the exons ATGGCGGACAGCGAGGATGCGGAACAAGAGATCCGTCGAGCCTTGGATGTCGTTCAATCCATGATTGACATTTCAGCCGTTCGGCTGGAGGGCTTGAGGACCCAATGTTCGACCAGCGCGGAACTCACCCAACAGGAAATTCGCACGCTCGAG GGGAagcttattaaattatattcaagacAACTAGTAACCAAAGCCAAACTGGCTGTAGAATCATTGCCTGCAGAGATGAGACAATATCCATCTCTGCAACAATGGTTGCGGGTAGTGGGACTTACGCAAGAGTCTATACAG ATGGTTTGTTCTAAAGCTAACTCGCTAGAAGCTCTTAAAGAGAAGTCTGAACACGAGTTAGGTAGTATGTTGGGGGAAACTAATGTTAGGCACGAGGAAGAATTACGTAGACTTTGTAGGGCATTGCACAATCTTCGTCGGTATATGG acgTTCTCTTAAAGGGAGATATGGATAATAGTGATATGAATTTATATTGGGATTCTTGGGACAGACATACAACAAGATGTTCTATTCCTTCAGAAGACAGCATTCCATAtcataataacaacaataatctTAACAGTGATATATTAGCACAAGCTTCTTCCGTTACATCTTTATCATCAACTAGTCCTCCTTCTACCCCTCTTTTACATAGGCCAGGACGTG gAATTAAATTTCCAACAACTCCCCCTCCCTGTAAGAAACATCAAATAGGTTTACAGAATACAATATCACAACCAGAAGTATTTCCATTGACTAAGTCAAAATCTCATGAATCGCAATTAGCAAACCGTCTTGAAAATGGAGATACAGCTTCAAG TTGTAGGAACGATCATGTTGGATCTGTGGGAAGAAGAAATCGTCTGCCTACAGAGACTGGATCTTGTAGCAGTAATGCAGATATTACGGGGGAAAATCTGTTGCTGAATAGTAATAGCCCTATTAAGTCACCACCATACTCTAGTGCAGAAAACGATGATAACAGTTTTAAGGGAACAG TAACAAGTCTCCAAGTGCCAAAGTCACCACGTACTCCGACTGCAACCCGGGGAATGGGGCATATAATTGCTCACCGCTTTACCAAAAGGTTTAATATGATGACAACATGCGATTATTGTGACAAGCAAATATTCATGGATACCGGTTTTAAGTGCACAGAGTGTAAATATAAGTGTCACCGGGATTGCGAATCCAAAGTACCACCTTCTTGTGGCCTACCTCAAGAGCTCTTCGACGAGTTTAAAAGAAGTGTACAAGGCGACG CAATGGTAAATGCTTCTCCGATATTAAGTAAGCCTGGTATTACATCTCCCAATCATCACAACTCAAATTTATTGAGCTCTTTGAACCGAAAGGATCGGAAACGATCGCATCCACATTCTTCTGCGAAAATACCTTTTCAG GGCGCGGATTCTAGTTCAAATACCTCGAGCTGTAACAGCTCAACGCCTTCTAGTCCAGCTTTGCTACCTGTCAATACTAGCCAAACTCCACAGGCACCTGCCAAACCACAGTTCCATTTTCCAG GGACCCATCGCCTCGAAAGTACAACTGTATCGAGCGATAGCGAGAGGACAGTGAGCGTTTCAGGATCTGGTTGTGTTAGCACGGATTCTGAACGAACGCCTGTCAGGGTTGATTCTCAAGACTCTCAAGTATCCGATGGAGAACCAGGAGACAGTCGTTGGCCACGGCAGAATAGT ttgTCAATGCGAGAATGGGACATTCCTTACGATGAATTGAAAATTGGCGAACCTATAGGTACTGGAAGATTTGGTACCGTGTATAGAGGCTATTGGCATGGTAATGTTGCGATTAAAGTACTGAACATGGACTATTATTTAGACGATGATAAAACACTGGAAGCATTCAAATTGGAG GTGGCTACATTCCGGAAAACTAGACACGAAAATCTAGTTTTATTTATGGGAGCTTGCATGAAGCCTCCTCGCTTGGCGATAGTGACTAGTATGAGCAAAGGCATGACTCTTTACACTCACATTCATCTGCGTAAAGATAagtttaatatgaataaaaccaCTATCATCGCTCAACAGATTTCTCAG GGAATGGGATATCTTCATGCTCGTGGCATAATTCACAAAGATCTCAAGagcaaaaacatatttttagaaAACGGGAAAGTTGTAATAACCGATTTCGGATTGTTCAGCGTTACAAAGCTGTGTTATGGAAATAG GAAAGGAAATGCATTGAGTATACCACCTGGATGGTTGTGTTATTTAGCTCCTGAAATTGTTCGACGACTGAGACCTCAACAAAATCGGGATCAGGAAGAATTACCTTTTACAGAAGCTTCCGACGTTTATGCATTTGG gACTGTATGGTACGAACTTTTATGTGGCGAGTGGCCCTTTAAAGGACAACCTCCCGAAGCAATCATTTGGCAAGTTGGCAAAGGGATGAAGCAAACTTTAGCAAATTTACAAGCTTCCCGCGATGTAAag GACATCTTAATGCTTTGCTGGTCATACCACGCAGAAAATCGACCCGACTTCGCAAAATTGTTAACTACTCTGGAAAAGCTGCCTCGCAAAAGGTTAGCACGTAGTCCTTCTCATCCTATACATCTTTCTCGTTCTGCAGAATCCGTGTTTTGA
- the ksr gene encoding kinase suppressor of ras isoform X2 translates to MADSEDAEQEIRRALDVVQSMIDISAVRLEGLRTQCSTSAELTQQEIRTLEGKLIKLYSRQLVTKAKLAVESLPAEMRQYPSLQQWLRVVGLTQESIQMVCSKANSLEALKEKSEHELGSMLGETNVRHEEELRRLCRALHNLRRYMDVLLKGDMDNSDMNLYWDSWDRHTTRCSIPSEDSIPYHNNNNNLNSDILAQASSVTSLSSTSPPSTPLLHRPGRGIKFPTTPPPCKKHQIGLQNTISQPEVFPLTKSKSHESQLANRLENGDTASSCRNDHVGSVGRRNRLPTETGSCSSNADITGENLLLNSNSPIKSPPYSSAENDDNSFKGTVTSLQVPKSPRTPTATRGMGHIIAHRFTKRFNMMTTCDYCDKQIFMDTGFKCTECKYKCHRDCESKVPPSCGLPQELFDEFKRSVQGDAMVNASPILSKPGITSPNHHNSNLLSSLNRKDRKRSHPHSSAKIPFQGADSSSNTSSCNSSTPSSPALLPVNTSQTPQAPAKPQFHFPDVVLNDKGVTLGTHRLESTTVSSDSERTVSVSGSGCVSTDSERTPVRVDSQDSQVSDGEPGDSRWPRQNSLSMREWDIPYDELKIGEPIGTGRFGTVYRGYWHGNVAIKVLNMDYYLDDDKTLEAFKLEVATFRKTRHENLVLFMGACMKPPRLAIVTSMSKGMTLYTHIHLRKDKFNMNKTTIIAQQISQGMGYLHARGIIHKDLKSKNIFLENGKVVITDFGLFSVTKLCYGNRKGNALSIPPGWLCYLAPEIVRRLRPQQNRDQEELPFTEASDVYAFGTVWYELLCGEWPFKGQPPEAIIWQVGKGMKQTLANLQASRDVKDILMLCWSYHAENRPDFAKLLTTLEKLPRKRLARSPSHPIHLSRSAESVF, encoded by the exons ATGGCGGACAGCGAGGATGCGGAACAAGAGATCCGTCGAGCCTTGGATGTCGTTCAATCCATGATTGACATTTCAGCCGTTCGGCTGGAGGGCTTGAGGACCCAATGTTCGACCAGCGCGGAACTCACCCAACAGGAAATTCGCACGCTCGAG GGGAagcttattaaattatattcaagacAACTAGTAACCAAAGCCAAACTGGCTGTAGAATCATTGCCTGCAGAGATGAGACAATATCCATCTCTGCAACAATGGTTGCGGGTAGTGGGACTTACGCAAGAGTCTATACAG ATGGTTTGTTCTAAAGCTAACTCGCTAGAAGCTCTTAAAGAGAAGTCTGAACACGAGTTAGGTAGTATGTTGGGGGAAACTAATGTTAGGCACGAGGAAGAATTACGTAGACTTTGTAGGGCATTGCACAATCTTCGTCGGTATATGG acgTTCTCTTAAAGGGAGATATGGATAATAGTGATATGAATTTATATTGGGATTCTTGGGACAGACATACAACAAGATGTTCTATTCCTTCAGAAGACAGCATTCCATAtcataataacaacaataatctTAACAGTGATATATTAGCACAAGCTTCTTCCGTTACATCTTTATCATCAACTAGTCCTCCTTCTACCCCTCTTTTACATAGGCCAGGACGTG gAATTAAATTTCCAACAACTCCCCCTCCCTGTAAGAAACATCAAATAGGTTTACAGAATACAATATCACAACCAGAAGTATTTCCATTGACTAAGTCAAAATCTCATGAATCGCAATTAGCAAACCGTCTTGAAAATGGAGATACAGCTTCAAG TTGTAGGAACGATCATGTTGGATCTGTGGGAAGAAGAAATCGTCTGCCTACAGAGACTGGATCTTGTAGCAGTAATGCAGATATTACGGGGGAAAATCTGTTGCTGAATAGTAATAGCCCTATTAAGTCACCACCATACTCTAGTGCAGAAAACGATGATAACAGTTTTAAGGGAACAG TAACAAGTCTCCAAGTGCCAAAGTCACCACGTACTCCGACTGCAACCCGGGGAATGGGGCATATAATTGCTCACCGCTTTACCAAAAGGTTTAATATGATGACAACATGCGATTATTGTGACAAGCAAATATTCATGGATACCGGTTTTAAGTGCACAGAGTGTAAATATAAGTGTCACCGGGATTGCGAATCCAAAGTACCACCTTCTTGTGGCCTACCTCAAGAGCTCTTCGACGAGTTTAAAAGAAGTGTACAAGGCGACG CAATGGTAAATGCTTCTCCGATATTAAGTAAGCCTGGTATTACATCTCCCAATCATCACAACTCAAATTTATTGAGCTCTTTGAACCGAAAGGATCGGAAACGATCGCATCCACATTCTTCTGCGAAAATACCTTTTCAG GGCGCGGATTCTAGTTCAAATACCTCGAGCTGTAACAGCTCAACGCCTTCTAGTCCAGCTTTGCTACCTGTCAATACTAGCCAAACTCCACAGGCACCTGCCAAACCACAGTTCCATTTTCCAG ACGTTGTGCTCAATGATAAAGGTGTTACGTTAGGGACCCATCGCCTCGAAAGTACAACTGTATCGAGCGATAGCGAGAGGACAGTGAGCGTTTCAGGATCTGGTTGTGTTAGCACGGATTCTGAACGAACGCCTGTCAGGGTTGATTCTCAAGACTCTCAAGTATCCGATGGAGAACCAGGAGACAGTCGTTGGCCACGGCAGAATAGT ttgTCAATGCGAGAATGGGACATTCCTTACGATGAATTGAAAATTGGCGAACCTATAGGTACTGGAAGATTTGGTACCGTGTATAGAGGCTATTGGCATGGTAATGTTGCGATTAAAGTACTGAACATGGACTATTATTTAGACGATGATAAAACACTGGAAGCATTCAAATTGGAG GTGGCTACATTCCGGAAAACTAGACACGAAAATCTAGTTTTATTTATGGGAGCTTGCATGAAGCCTCCTCGCTTGGCGATAGTGACTAGTATGAGCAAAGGCATGACTCTTTACACTCACATTCATCTGCGTAAAGATAagtttaatatgaataaaaccaCTATCATCGCTCAACAGATTTCTCAG GGAATGGGATATCTTCATGCTCGTGGCATAATTCACAAAGATCTCAAGagcaaaaacatatttttagaaAACGGGAAAGTTGTAATAACCGATTTCGGATTGTTCAGCGTTACAAAGCTGTGTTATGGAAATAG GAAAGGAAATGCATTGAGTATACCACCTGGATGGTTGTGTTATTTAGCTCCTGAAATTGTTCGACGACTGAGACCTCAACAAAATCGGGATCAGGAAGAATTACCTTTTACAGAAGCTTCCGACGTTTATGCATTTGG gACTGTATGGTACGAACTTTTATGTGGCGAGTGGCCCTTTAAAGGACAACCTCCCGAAGCAATCATTTGGCAAGTTGGCAAAGGGATGAAGCAAACTTTAGCAAATTTACAAGCTTCCCGCGATGTAAag GACATCTTAATGCTTTGCTGGTCATACCACGCAGAAAATCGACCCGACTTCGCAAAATTGTTAACTACTCTGGAAAAGCTGCCTCGCAAAAGGTTAGCACGTAGTCCTTCTCATCCTATACATCTTTCTCGTTCTGCAGAATCCGTGTTTTGA